In Amycolatopsis sp. FBCC-B4732, the genomic stretch GGCGATCAGGTCCAGCGCGCGGATCTTCGGCGCGCCCGTCACCGAGCCCGGCGGGAACGTCGCGGCCAGCAGTTCGGCGTCCGAAACCGGCCCGCGGAGCGTGCCCGTCACCGTGGAGTCCAGGTGCCACACGCCCGGCGCCGGGCGGACGCGCAGCAGCGACGGCACGGTCACCGAGCCGACCTCGCACACCCGGCCGAGGTCGTTGCGCACCAGGTCCGTGATCATCACGTTTTCCGCGACGTCCTTCGCGGACCGGCGCAGCAGCGCGGCGTTGCCGTCGTCGGCGGGGCCGCGCCGGGGGAGCGTCCCCTTGATCGGCGTCGAGCGCACCGCCCGCCCGTGGCGCGCGAGGAACAGCTCCGGCGAAAACGAGACAACCGACCCCCACGGGCCGGCCAGGAAGGCCGCGCGGCGCGGTGACAACGACGAAACCCCGGCCGCGAACAACGCCTCGGGCGAGCCCGAGAACGTGCCCGTGAACCGCGAGCAGATGTTGGCCTGGAACAGTTCCCCGGCTTCGATCGCGTGTACGCACGCCTTCACCGCGTCCCGGTGCTCCGACGGCAGCGGACGCCGCAGCGGCCCGGCCGTCCAGGAAAGTCCGGGGACGCCGGAAGCCAGCCGGGATTCCATCGTGGACACCGGCGGGCCGCCGCCGTCCAGCGACTCCAGGTGGCAGGTGCCGGCGGCGGACCAGCGCAGCACGTGGTCCGCCCAGCCCCACGCCGACGGCGGCAGGAAACCGGTGCGGCCCGACGGATCCGCGAGGTCGTAGCCCAGGTAGCCGAACCAGCCGCCGCCGATCACCCCCGGCGGCGCGGGCACCGGTGAAACGGTCGGCAGCGGACCGGGGGACACCGCGGGCGAAGGCGCGATCACCGCCTGCGCGCCGAACCACTCGCCGGACAGCATCGCGGGCGGCGGCAGTCCGCGGGCGGCGGCGTGGTGGGCGAGGACCGCGAACGCGCGCGCGGGCGTGACGTCCGTCCGGAGTGGGGTGCTCGTCACGCGCATGGCGCCATACCACCACAGGTCAGAGCAGCAAGTCGCCCAATGTGAACGGGTACACGACGGCGTTCTGCTCGACCGGCCCGGCGATGCCGGGGACGTCCGGGGCGCACGCGTGCTGGTGCAGGCCGAGCCGCGAGTGGAACCAGCCCGGCCGGCCGGGGATGCCGTTGTGGCGGGTCAGCCAGAGGATGACCTCGCTGTCGGCCCAGCGGTCCGGGTGCAGCCGGTGCGCCCAGCAGTCGTGGTCGGCGTAGACCAGCACCCGCTCGATGCGCGCCGCGTGCCGGACGTGCTTGATCCACGCCTTGATGAACCGGTCGTCGACGCTCGGCGCCGCCACCTCCAGTGCCGGCGCCAGCGACCCGGGCGCGAACGCGCCGAGCCTGCTGGCCGTCCGGACGAAGTGGTCGGCCTGGTCGTGCACCGCGCCGGGCCGCGCGTAGTGCCGCCCACCGACGTGCAGCCCGGCCTCCTGCGCGCCGGCCAGGTTGCGCTCGGCCGCGCCGTTGCTCCAGTTGACGTTCTCGGTGATCGTCACCGACACGAACTTCGTGTCCGCCGCGCGCACGGCGTACCAGTCGGCGACGCGCTCGCGGTGGGACAGCGAGATGCCGCGTTCGCTCTCCGGCTCCGTCACAGTCCGCCCCCGGCGCGTAGATGAGAGCACACCATACGTCGCCGGAGGCGGGCCCGCAGTCAGCAACGCCCAGGTTGATCAGGCACTTTCCGGTCAGGCGTTGTCGCGGTGGAAGGTCCGGGTGCCCCACCACACGGACACCACCGCCATGACGAGCACCACGACGCTGCCGGTGAACAAGGCGTCCACCGTGAAGTCACCGCGGAAGGTGCTGCGCTCGACGTCGACGACGTGCCGGAACGGGTTGAGCTGGGAAACGGTGTACAGCCACTTAGGTGCGGCGCCGGCCGTGATCGGCAGCAGGATCCCGGAAAGCAGCAGCAGCGGGATGAGCACGGCGTTGAGCAGGGCGGGGAACGTTTCCTCGCTCTTGAGCGTCAGCGCGAGCGCGTAGGAGCACGACGCGAGCGACACCGCCAGCAGGAACACGATCACCAGGCTCAGCAGCACGCCGCCGACCGGCGCGTGGAGGTCGAACGCGAGGTACGCCAGCGCGATGATCAGCAGGGCCTGCACGACCGCCTGCAGCGCGTTGGCCAGCACCTTGCCCAGCAGCAGCGCCGCGCGGCTGACCGGCGTCACCCGGAAGCGCTCGACCACGCCGGAACGGTAGTCGGCCAGCAGCCCGAACCCCACGAACGAGCTGCCGAAGAGCGCCAGCTGGGCGATCAGGGCCGGGGTGAGCAGCAGCCAGCCGTCCACTTCGGACAGCCCCTGGGCCCGCACCGCCTTGACCATCAGCGGCCCGAACAGGAACAGGTACAGCAGCGGCTGCATGATCCCGATGACGAGCCAGGTCGGGTTGCGCACCGCGGCCACGGTGTCGCGCCGGAAGATCAGCCAGGTGTCACGCAGCACGGGTGCCCTCCTCGGCTTCGCGCAGGGAGCGTCCGGTCAGGGTCAGGAAGACGTCGTCGAGCGTCGGCCGGTGCACCTGGACCGACCGCATCGGGATGCTTTTCGCGTCCAGCGCGCGCAGGAGTTCCGGCAGCGCGACGTCACCGCGCGGCACCCGGAACCGGATCTCGCCGCCGGCCGCGGACAGCTCGCGCGCCCCCGCCAGCCGTCCGGCGATCTCGGCGGCGTCCGCGCCCTGTTCCGGATCGACGCCGACCTCGACGCGATCGCCGTTGACCTGCGCCTTGAGCGCGTCCGGTGTGCCCTCGGCGACGATCCGGCCGCCGTCGATGACGATCAGCCGGTCCGCCAGCGCGTCGGCTTCGTCGAGGTAGTGGGTCGTCAGGAAGACGGTGACGCCCAGCCGCCGGATGTGCTCCCACAGGTTCGCCCGGCTCTGCGGATCGAGCCCGGTCGACGGCTCGTCGAGGAACACCAGCCCGGGCGAGTGGATCAGCCCGAGCGCGATGTCGAGCCGCCGCCGCTGCCCGCCGGACAGCGTTTTCGCCGGCCGCCGGTCCAGCCCGGTGAGGTCGAGCTGCTCGGCGAGCTCGGCCCCGCGCGCGATCGCGTCGGCCTTGCTCATCCGGTAGAGCCGCCCCTGCAGCTCGAGCTCGTCGGCGACGGTGGATTCGGGCGCGGTCCCGCCGCCCTGGGCGACGTACCCGATCCGCTCGCGCACGCCGAGCGGATCGGCGAGCAGATCGCGGCCGCCGACGGTCGCGGTGCCCGCGGTCGGTTTCAGCAGCGTGGTGAGCATGCGGAGCGTGGTGGTCTTCCCGGCGCCGTTCGGGCCGAGGAAGGCGACCAGCTCGCCTGCGCCGACGTCGAGGTCGACGCCCTTGACCGCGTGGACTTCGCCCCCAGTGCGGCCCTTGCGGCGGAACCGCCGCTCGAGACCGCGTGCGGTGATCATGGGAACCCCTCTCTAATCAAACTTGACTACTTGAGGGGCACACTGTGCCGCAGCGAGGACTCGCTAGTCAAACTTGATTACCGGACCCCTGGCCTGATGTCATGAAAGGGTCGTTCACCGCGTCCGGCGCCATGAACGAGTCGTTCATGACGACCGCAACTACCCCCGCGTGCAGCGCCGCACCGATCGGCCGTGCCGGTCCGCCTGCGTCGGCCGTGCCGCTCCCACGGGACTCGCCGAGCGTCCTGAATGACTCATTCAAGACATCCGCCGCGCCTGGCCTGATGTCATGAAAGGGTCGTTCACCGCGTCCGACGTCATGAACGAGTCGTTCATGACGTACCGCGACTACCCGCGTGCACCGCCGCACCGATCGCCTGAGCCGGTCGGCCGTGCCGGTCCGCCTGCGTCGGCCGTGCCGCTCCCACGGGACTCGCCGAGCGTCCTGAATGACTCATTCAAGACACCTGCCGCGCCTGGCCCGACGTCATGAAAGGGTCGTTCACCGCGTCCGGCGCCATGAACGAGTCGTTCATGACCTCCCGCGGCCGGCCGCCCGCCTACCCGGCCGGAGGCTCCCCGAAGGCATCCCCGGATTCGCCGGCCATCGAGTACTCACCGGCCTCGAGCCGGGCGATCAGCCCCTCCAGCCACGTCAGGCTCGCGTCCGTGATCCCGCCCCACAGCCGGTACAGCTCGCCGACGTGCTCGGGCGTGCCCAGCTCCATGCTCGCCTTCACCTCGTCGAGCATCAGCACCGCCTGCCGCTGCTCGGCCTCCAGGTGCACCAGCCGGTGCCGGAGCAGGTTGATCACCCGGGCGCGCGGCAGGGTCGTCATCAGCGAGATCCCCGCCGACAGGTCCGGGTGGTTGAGCTCCGGGTCGGACAGTGCCTTCGAGAGCAGCACCTGGTACTCCTGCTCACCCTCGGACGTGAGCCGGTAGGCGACGCGGTCCGGGCCGCCGGCGCCCGGCTCGACGTCGACCTGCTCCAGCAGCTCTTCGGTGGTCATCTTCTTCAGCGCGTGGTAGATCGAGCCGGGCTGGACGTTCGCCCACTTGTCCGCCGACCAGCTCAGCAGCTCGCGCCGCACCTGGTAGCCGTGCGCGCGGCCGTACATCCGCACCACCCCGAGCACGAGCAGCCGTGTCGCCGACAACCGGGCCTCCCTCTCGACAATGCGCGTGACGCCCTCCGTAGGCTAATAAGGTATGAGCACCCCTGTGTTGACCGCGGTGGCCTGGCCCTACGCCAACGGCCCCCGCCACATCGGCCACGTGTCCGGATTCGGCGTCCCGTCCGACGTCTTCTCCCGCTACCAGCGAATGGCCGGCAACCGGGTGCTCATGGTCTCCGGCACCGACGAACACGGCACCCCGATCACGGTCCAGGCGGACAAGGAAGACTCGACCCCGCAGCTCACGGCGGACAAGTACACCCGCCAGATCGGCACCGACCTGCAGGGCCTCGGCCTCTCCTACGACCTGTTCACCCGGACCACGACCGGCAACCACGCCGAGGTGACGCAGCAGATCTTCCTGGCGCTGCACCGCAACGGCTACGTCGTGCCGAAGACCACGCGCGGCGCGATCAGCCCGTCCACCGGCCGCACGCTGCCCGACCGCTACGTCGAGGGCACCTGCCCGATCTGCGGGTACGACGGCGCGCGCGGCGACCAGTGCGACAACTGCGGCAACCAGCTCGACGCCGCGGAGCTGATCAACCCCAAGTCGCGGATCAACGGCGAGACGCCGAAGTTCGTCGAGACCGAGCACTACTTCCTCGACCTGCCGGCCTTCACCAAGACCCTCGGCGACTGGCTGGGCACCAAGACCGACTGGCGCCCGAACGTCCTCAACTTCACCAAGAACCTGATCGACGACATGCGGCCCCGGCCGATCACCCGCGACCTCGACTGGGGCGTCAAGATCCCCCTCGACGGCTGGCGCGACCAGCCGCTGAAGCGGTTCTACGTCTGGTTCGACGCGGTGATCGGGTACTTCTCGGCCAGCGTCGAGTGGGCTCGGCGCTCCGGCAACCCGGACGCGTGGCAGGAGTGGTGGAACAACGCCGACGCCCGGTCGTACTACTTCATGGGCAAGGACAACATCACCTTCCACGCCCAGATCTGGCCGGCGCTGCTGTTCGGCCACAACGGCGAAGGCGACAAGGGCGGCGAGCCCGGCAAGTACGGCAAGCTGCACCTGCCCGACGAGATCGTCTCCAGCGAGTTCCTCACCATGAGCGGCTCGAAGTTCTCGACCTCGCGCGGGCGCGTCATCTACGTCGAGGACTTCCTGCGCGACTTCGGCCCGGACACGCTGCGGTACTTCATCTCGGTCGCCGGCCCGGAGACCCAGGACACCGACTTCACCTGGGACGAGTTCGTCCGCCGGACCAACTTCGAGCTGGCCAACGAGTGGGGCAACCTGGTCAACCGGTCCATCTCGATGGCGCACAAGAACGTCGGCGCCATCCCGCGCCCGGAGGCGCCGACGGCGGCCGACGAAGAGCTGAAGGCGTTGTCGCGCAAGGCGTTCGACACCGCGGGCGCGCACCTGGCCCGCTCCCGGTTCAAGCAGGCGGCGAGCGAGGCGATGAAGGTCGTCACCGCGGCGAACAAGTACATCTCCGACCAGGAGCCGTGGAAGCTCAAGGACGACCCCACGCGGCGTGACACCGTGCTGCACACCGCGCTGCAGGTCGTCTCCGACGCCAACACGCTGCTGACGCCGTTCCTGCCGCACTCGGCCCAGAAGGTGCACGAGGCCCTCGGCGGCACCGGCGTCTGGGCCGCGCAGCCGGAGCTCAAGGAGGTCGACGACCTCGACATCGCCGGCCGGGTCAACCCGATTCTGACCGGTGACTACGCGGGCGAGCAGGCGAAGTGGGAGTCGAAGCCGATCGAGGTCGGCGTGCCGCTGGCCAAGCCGTCGCCGCTGTTCACCAAGCTCGACCCGGCGCTGGGCGAGACCGGCCCGGAGTGGGCGCCGATCACCAAGGAGTAAGAGGTATGCATGGGTGACGAGAAGCGCGAGCTGCCGCCGGTCCCGGACCGGCTCCCGGTGTCGGTGGTGGACGCGCACACCCATCTCGACGCGTGCGGCGCGGTCACCGCGGCCGATGTTTCGGCCATGGTCGACCGCGCCGAGCGCGCCGGTGTCGCCCGCGTCGTCACGGTCGCGGACGACCTCGCCTCGGCCCGCTGGGCCACCGAGGCGGCGACCTGGGACCCGCGCGTGTGGGCCGCCGTCGCGATCCACCCGACGCGGACCAAGGCGTTCGGCGAGGCCGAGAAGTCCGAAGTGGAGCGCCTGGCTGCGACCGACCGCGTGGTCGCGGTCGGCGAGACCGGTCTCGACTACTACTGGGACTACTCGCCGCACGACGCCCAGCAGGAGGCGTTCCGCTGGCACATCGACCTCGCGAAGCGGCTGGACAAGCCGCTGATGATCCACGACCGCGAGGCCCACGACGACGTGCTGCGCATCCTGGCCGAAGAGAATGCGCCGAATGCCGTAATCTTCCATTGTTTTTCCGGGGACGCGGAAATGGCCCGCAAGTGCGTGGACGCGGGATACGTCCTTTCCTTCGCGGGCACGGTGACGTTCAAGAACGCGAAGGGCCTCCACGAGGCGGCCCGGCTGTGCCCGGCGGACCAGTACCTCGTCGAGACCGACGCACCGTTTCTGACCCCCCACCCGTTCCGTGGACGGCCGAACGAGCCGTTCGGCGCGGCCTACACCGTCCGTCACCTCGCGGCGCTCAGGGGCGAAGCTGTCCACGAAGTCGCCGAAGCGGTCCGGACCACTGCCGAGCGGGTGTACCGACTCCCCAGCGTCACAACGGGGTGAACGCATTGCGACATCAGGGTTCCTTGATCGTCCACCTGATGGAGTGACGGGGATCACGACACTCCGGGGGGTGTTTGCGCAACCCGGCGGGACCCGTTACTGTCCCGTGATCGTGCCGGTCGGGCCTGCGCTCAGCAGCTTCCGATCGTCACGCCCAGTCGTAGAGACGGCGCCCCCGACCGCCGTCTCGTGAAAGGGAACGATCCCCGGTGACAGGTAGCAGACAGGCTGGAGCGCGCTCCGCCGTTCTCGAACGCAGTTATTTCGAGGACACCGCGTACGGTCAGCTCGACTTCTCCGACGACCCGAACATCACGCAGCAGGACATCCTCGCCGCGCTCGGCCCCGACGCCGACGCGATGATGGCCGAGATCGACGTCGACGTCGACGAACTGATCCGCCTCATCAACGCCGAGACGACGTACCTGCCCCCGATCGTCATCCCGGACGAGATCGAGGCGGACCGGACCGCGTCCCCGCAGGCCAAGCGCGCCGCGCTGGACGAGGGACTGCGTCAGACCACCAAGGTCTGGAAGCGCCGCTTCCTCAAGGGCGCCGTCCTCAGCGTCATGATCAGCGTCGCCGGCGGCGGCGCGGCCGCGCTGGCGATGAACAAGAGTGTCACCGTCGACGTCGACGGCCAGCAGCAGACCATCCACTCCTTCGGCGACACCGTCGGCGAAGTGCTGGAGGACGCGGGCCTGTCCGTCGGCGAGCACGACTCGCTCTCGCCCTCCCCGCAGGCGGAGGTCGGTGACGGCGGCGTCATCAAGCTCGAGCGCGGCCGCCAGCTCAAGATGATCGTCGACGGCGCGGAGCACACCTCCTGGGTGCGCGCGACCCACCTCGGCGACGCGCTGTCCCAGCTCGGCATGACCGGGATGGACAAGCCCGGCACGTGGATGTCGATGCCGAAGGACGGCGAGCTGCCGCTCCAGGGCGCCACGGTCGAGATCAAGACCCTCAAGAACATCACCCTGTACGACGGCGCCAACGCGCCGAAGCAGGTGAAGACGACCGCGGTCACGACGAAGGAGTTCCTGGGCGAGTACAAGCTCACCCTGGGCCCGGAGGACCAGGCCGAGGGTGGTCTGGACGTCAAGCTGACCGACGGCGCCCAGGTCCACATCAGCCGCACCGGCGTCTCGACGGTCGTCCAGAAGGAGTCCATCGATCCGCCCGAGCAGCGCGTCGACGACCCCGACCTGGACAAGGGCAAGACCCAGGTCGAGGACCCCGGCACGCCCGGCGAGAAGATGGTGACCTACAAGGTCACGCAGAAGAACGGCAAAGAGGTCGCCCGCGAGAGCATCTCCGAGCAGATCATCACCGCGGCCAAGCCGAAGATCATCCACGTCGGCACCAAGAAGGCCCCGACCCCGGCCATCGGCGACGGCTCCGCGTGGGACCGCATCGCGGCGTGCGAGTCGGGCGGCAACTGGGCCATCAACACCGGCAACGGCTACTACGGCGGCCTCCAGTTCGACAAGCGCACCTGGGACGCCTACGGCGGCGACGCGTACGCGAACCTGCCGAGCCAGGCTTCGCGCGAGCAGCAGATCGCGGTCGCGGAGAAGGTCCGCGACGCGCGTGGCGGCTACAGCGCCTGGCCGGTCTGCGGCAAGAAGGCCTGAGTTTCGCTTCGGAACGGCCCCCGTCCTTTTTGGGCGGGGGCCGTTTCGTCTGCGGTCCGCACCGAGCGGAACAGAGCCGGAGTCCGGTCGGTAAGCTCGCCCGGTGGTTGAACTGTTGGGACCGGCCGAGATCCGGGCGCTGGCGGCCGAGCTGGACGTGCGGCCGACCAAGAAGCTCGGGCAGAACTTCGTGCACGATCCCAACACCGTCCGGCGGATCGTCGAGCTGGCGAGCGTCACCGAAGACGACGTCGTCCTCGAGGTCGGGCCCGGGCTCGGGTCGCTGACGCTGGGCCTGCTCGCCACCGGGGCGCGGGTCGTCGCCGTCGAGATCGATCCCAAGCTCGCCGCGCGGCTGCCCGAGACGGTCGCCGAGCGGGGGGCCGAAGCCGCCGGCCGGCTGACTGTCGTCGGGGCCGACGCGCTGCGCGTCAAGGACGCCGACCTACCCGGCGAGCCGACCGCGCTCGTCGCCAACCTGCCCTACAACGTCGCCGTGCCGGTCGTGCTGCACCTGCTCGCCGAAGTGCCCTCGCTCGCCTCCGGGCTCGTCATGGTGCAGACCGAGGTCGCCGAGCGGATGGCGGCCGGGCCGGGCAGCCGGATCTACGGCGTCCCGAGCGTCAAGCTCGCTTGGTACGGTCCCGCACGGAAAGTCGCCGCGGTACCACGGTCGGTGTTCTGGCCGGTGCCCAACGTGGATTCCGCGCTCGTCGCCTTCGAGCGCGCCGCCACCCCGGCGTCCGAAGACCGGGATGGTCTCTTCTCCCTGGTTGACGCCGCTTTCTCACAACGCAGGAAAACGCTACGCGCCGCGCTCGCGGGCTGGGCGGGCTCGGCCGAACGGGCCGGGGAGCTCCTGACGGCCGCCGGGGTCGACCCGAAGACCCGGGGCGAGCAGCTCGACGTGCACGCTTTCGCCCGGATCGCGGCACGCGCGCGGGTCCACCACTGAATCCACCACAGTGGAGGCGGTGAAAAACGCACGTTTCGGCCGTCACCCCGTGACTGCGACACCTCCAGTCGTGTGATGTGGGCCAACGGGCTTGCTTTCGCTCCGTGGGATCGGCTTAACTCAGTACGTCCATCCCGAGCGACCGAGAGACCTGGCTCGTCGAAGTCGCAGCAACCACCCTCCACAGGGCAGGTGCTACCGCCAGGACCGATGGAGGCCGTTTTCGATGAAGAGGGTAGCTCGCCCCCTGCTGTTGACCAGGCGCCGCGTTGTCGACGAAGGCCGCCGCTCCGTCTCCGCATGTCGACGCTCGCGCTGAGCTTCGTCTGAGCCGACACACCCCTTCTTCACGCACCGTCCACTGAGGACGGACACTCGCTTGCGGCCGGGCGCGCCCTAGTGCGCTGCGCCCTGTTTTTCTGGAGCTATCGTGATCACGGTCGAAAACCTGTCCAAATCCTTTGCCACCAACGGAGATTCCGTCGTCGCCCTGCACGACGTGAGCGTCGAGGTCCAGGCCGGCTCGCTGTTCGGCGTCGTCGGCCCGGCCGGTTCGGGCAAGTCCGTCCTGGCCCGGTGCATCGCGCTGCAGGAGCGCCCCGACCGCGGCGTCGTCCGGCTGGACGGCCTCAACACCGGCACGCTCGACGGCCGCCGCCTCCGCGAGATCCGCCGTCAGCTCGGGGTCGTTTCGACGAAGCCGGAGCTGATCGCCGAGCGCACCATCGCCGGCAACATCGCTTCCCCGCTGGAGCAGCTCGGCGTCGACGGCCCGCAGCGCCGCAGCCGGGTCGGCTCGCTGCTCGACCTCGTCGGCCTGACCCCGCGCGCCGCGCAGCGTCCCGGTGAGCTCACCGCTGGTCAGCTTCGCCGCGTCGCGGTCGCGAAGGCGCTGGCCGCCGCGCCCGCCGTGCTGCTCGCCGACGACCCGACCGCCGGGATCGACCCGGAGGAGGCCGGCTCGGTGCTCACCGTGCTCGACCGCGCCCGCTCCGAGCTCGGCACCACGGTCGTCGTCACGACGCCGGACGCGGGCGTCGTCCGCCGGCTCTGCGACGACGTCGCGGTGCTGGAAGACGGCACCGTCGTCGAGCGCGGCACCGTGCTCGACCTGATCTCGAACCCGGGCAGCCGCACCGCGCAGGCGCTGCTGCCGGCCATCGAGACCTCACGCTCGCAGTCCTCGCGCTACGACCGCGCGGTCGACGTCGTGCTGGTCGGGTTCGCGTCGGTGGGCGCGCTGCTGCCCGAGGCCGCCGGCCGCTTCGACGTCGAGTTCGCCACCATCGGCGGCGGGCTGACCCGGATCGGCGACACCCCGGTCGGCCGCTTCCGCCTCGGCGTCCGCGGCGAGCGCGCCGACGCGGCGCTGGCGTGGGTCGCCGAGCGCGGCGGCCACGTCACCCAGACCGCCCGCGGCCCCCAGGCCGTCGTCGCCGCCTGATCTCATCGGTCGTGAAGGCCACCTCGAGGAATTCGAGGTGGCCTTCACGGCGTTCAGCGGGAGCCGCGCGGGAGGACCAGGAACGCGCCCACCTGCTGCGACGTCGTCACGAACGCCGAAGCCGCGCCCGCGTCCCGCGCGCCGACGTCGCGGGTGGCGACGTTCAGCACCACCGGCATGCACAGCCCGGCCCCGACGCCGAGCAGCAGCTGCATCGGCAGGACGACCCCGGCGTAGGACGCGTCCGGCGTCAGCCGCGTGGCCGCCACGAGCCCGCAAGCCAGCACGGACAACCCGCCCGGCCGGCAGCGGCCGCGGGCCGACGCGCGGGAGCAGCCGTCCCGAAAGCTGGGTCGACGTCAGCATGTTCGCCCCCAGTGTCGGCAGGAACGCCAGCGCCGCGGCGAGCGCGCCGTAGCCCAGCACGACCTGCAGCTGGTAGGTCAGGAACAGGAACATCCCGAACGCGCCGAACGAGGCCGCCCCGATCGTCAGGTAGGCGGCGGCGCGAGCGCGGTCGCGCACCACCGCGAGCGGCAGCAGCGGGTTCGGGTGCCGGGCCTGCCAGCGCACGAACCAGCCGAGCGGGAACAGCGACAGCACGAGGAAACCCAGCACTGGCAGGGAAAATCCCTGAGTGGCCACTTCGGACGGCCGTCGGCGGCACGGCAAACCAGGCGCCCGGCCCGGCCAGCACGGCGACCGGCACGTTGACGTAGAGGCTCCAGCGCCAGCCGAGGAACTGCGTGAGCGCGCCGCAGACGGTGAGGGCCGGCGCGGAGCCGGACATCATGATGGCGCCGAAGATCCCGAACGCCTTCCCGCGTTCGCGGGGGTCTGTGAAGGTGAGCGTCAGCAAAGACATCGTCGACGGCGCCGGCAGCGCGGCGAACACGCCCTGCGCGGTGCGGGCGCCGATCAGCCAGCCCGCCGACGGGGCCGCGCCGCCGACCGCGGATGCCACGGCGAACCCGGCGATGCCGACGAGCAGGGTGGTGCGGCGGCGGAGCCGGTCGGCCAGCCGCCCGCCGAGCAGCAGCAGGCCGCCGAACGCCAGCGTGTACGCCGAAATCGTCCACTGGCGGCCGGTGCCGGACAGGCCCAGCGCGCTGGGCCGACGGCAGGGCGATGTTCACGACGGTCGTGTCGAGCACGACCATCAGCTGGGCCAGGCCCAGTGCGGCG encodes the following:
- a CDS encoding aminodeoxychorismate synthase component I — its product is MRVTSTPLRTDVTPARAFAVLAHHAAARGLPPPAMLSGEWFGAQAVIAPSPAVSPGPLPTVSPVPAPPGVIGGGWFGYLGYDLADPSGRTGFLPPSAWGWADHVLRWSAAGTCHLESLDGGGPPVSTMESRLASGVPGLSWTAGPLRRPLPSEHRDAVKACVHAIEAGELFQANICSRFTGTFSGSPEALFAAGVSSLSPRRAAFLAGPWGSVVSFSPELFLARHGRAVRSTPIKGTLPRRGPADDGNAALLRRSAKDVAENVMITDLVRNDLGRVCEVGSVTVPSLLRVRPAPGVWHLDSTVTGTLRGPVSDAELLAATFPPGSVTGAPKIRALDLIAALEPVGRGVYTGAIGLLSPAAGLELNVAIRTFEIANGAIALGVGGGITADSDPEAEWQECLHKSAPLERLLATGS
- a CDS encoding glycoside hydrolase family 25 protein, producing MTEPESERGISLSHRERVADWYAVRAADTKFVSVTITENVNWSNGAAERNLAGAQEAGLHVGGRHYARPGAVHDQADHFVRTASRLGAFAPGSLAPALEVAAPSVDDRFIKAWIKHVRHAARIERVLVYADHDCWAHRLHPDRWADSEVILWLTRHNGIPGRPGWFHSRLGLHQHACAPDVPGIAGPVEQNAVVYPFTLGDLLL
- a CDS encoding ABC transporter permease; its protein translation is MLRDTWLIFRRDTVAAVRNPTWLVIGIMQPLLYLFLFGPLMVKAVRAQGLSEVDGWLLLTPALIAQLALFGSSFVGFGLLADYRSGVVERFRVTPVSRAALLLGKVLANALQAVVQALLIIALAYLAFDLHAPVGGVLLSLVIVFLLAVSLASCSYALALTLKSEETFPALLNAVLIPLLLLSGILLPITAGAAPKWLYTVSQLNPFRHVVDVERSTFRGDFTVDALFTGSVVVLVMAVVSVWWGTRTFHRDNA
- a CDS encoding ATP-binding cassette domain-containing protein, which encodes MITARGLERRFRRKGRTGGEVHAVKGVDLDVGAGELVAFLGPNGAGKTTTLRMLTTLLKPTAGTATVGGRDLLADPLGVRERIGYVAQGGGTAPESTVADELELQGRLYRMSKADAIARGAELAEQLDLTGLDRRPAKTLSGGQRRRLDIALGLIHSPGLVFLDEPSTGLDPQSRANLWEHIRRLGVTVFLTTHYLDEADALADRLIVIDGGRIVAEGTPDALKAQVNGDRVEVGVDPEQGADAAEIAGRLAGARELSAAGGEIRFRVPRGDVALPELLRALDAKSIPMRSVQVHRPTLDDVFLTLTGRSLREAEEGTRAA
- a CDS encoding PadR family transcriptional regulator, which translates into the protein MSATRLLVLGVVRMYGRAHGYQVRRELLSWSADKWANVQPGSIYHALKKMTTEELLEQVDVEPGAGGPDRVAYRLTSEGEQEYQVLLSKALSDPELNHPDLSAGISLMTTLPRARVINLLRHRLVHLEAEQRQAVLMLDEVKASMELGTPEHVGELYRLWGGITDASLTWLEGLIARLEAGEYSMAGESGDAFGEPPAG
- the metG gene encoding methionine--tRNA ligase: MSTPVLTAVAWPYANGPRHIGHVSGFGVPSDVFSRYQRMAGNRVLMVSGTDEHGTPITVQADKEDSTPQLTADKYTRQIGTDLQGLGLSYDLFTRTTTGNHAEVTQQIFLALHRNGYVVPKTTRGAISPSTGRTLPDRYVEGTCPICGYDGARGDQCDNCGNQLDAAELINPKSRINGETPKFVETEHYFLDLPAFTKTLGDWLGTKTDWRPNVLNFTKNLIDDMRPRPITRDLDWGVKIPLDGWRDQPLKRFYVWFDAVIGYFSASVEWARRSGNPDAWQEWWNNADARSYYFMGKDNITFHAQIWPALLFGHNGEGDKGGEPGKYGKLHLPDEIVSSEFLTMSGSKFSTSRGRVIYVEDFLRDFGPDTLRYFISVAGPETQDTDFTWDEFVRRTNFELANEWGNLVNRSISMAHKNVGAIPRPEAPTAADEELKALSRKAFDTAGAHLARSRFKQAASEAMKVVTAANKYISDQEPWKLKDDPTRRDTVLHTALQVVSDANTLLTPFLPHSAQKVHEALGGTGVWAAQPELKEVDDLDIAGRVNPILTGDYAGEQAKWESKPIEVGVPLAKPSPLFTKLDPALGETGPEWAPITKE
- a CDS encoding TatD family hydrolase; this translates as MGDEKRELPPVPDRLPVSVVDAHTHLDACGAVTAADVSAMVDRAERAGVARVVTVADDLASARWATEAATWDPRVWAAVAIHPTRTKAFGEAEKSEVERLAATDRVVAVGETGLDYYWDYSPHDAQQEAFRWHIDLAKRLDKPLMIHDREAHDDVLRILAEENAPNAVIFHCFSGDAEMARKCVDAGYVLSFAGTVTFKNAKGLHEAARLCPADQYLVETDAPFLTPHPFRGRPNEPFGAAYTVRHLAALRGEAVHEVAEAVRTTAERVYRLPSVTTG
- a CDS encoding resuscitation-promoting factor; the encoded protein is MTGSRQAGARSAVLERSYFEDTAYGQLDFSDDPNITQQDILAALGPDADAMMAEIDVDVDELIRLINAETTYLPPIVIPDEIEADRTASPQAKRAALDEGLRQTTKVWKRRFLKGAVLSVMISVAGGGAAALAMNKSVTVDVDGQQQTIHSFGDTVGEVLEDAGLSVGEHDSLSPSPQAEVGDGGVIKLERGRQLKMIVDGAEHTSWVRATHLGDALSQLGMTGMDKPGTWMSMPKDGELPLQGATVEIKTLKNITLYDGANAPKQVKTTAVTTKEFLGEYKLTLGPEDQAEGGLDVKLTDGAQVHISRTGVSTVVQKESIDPPEQRVDDPDLDKGKTQVEDPGTPGEKMVTYKVTQKNGKEVARESISEQIITAAKPKIIHVGTKKAPTPAIGDGSAWDRIAACESGGNWAINTGNGYYGGLQFDKRTWDAYGGDAYANLPSQASREQQIAVAEKVRDARGGYSAWPVCGKKA